TTGTTTCAGAGATCGATGATTTATCGCTTGGATTAGGATTGGTAGGTGTTGATGGAGGAGAGTTTGGTATACCTTTTGTGGTAAATGTCCAAGTTGGTCCCGTTGTTGTGTTGGTTCCATCAAAAGCTTTGATGTACCATCTGTAGGTTGTGTTGGGTGAAAGAGCACTCAGTTCAAAACTTGATTGTGTGGTAGTTGTTTTTTTCTCATCGTTCAAATAGACTTCATAACTCAATGTATCATTGTCGGGATCTGAGCATTCCCATTGTAGTGTCACAGGTATGTTCACAGATTGGGCTCCATCTGGAGGTGAAATGAGTTTTGGGACAGTCGGTGCTCTGTTTTGACCACTTTGAGCTGTCGTGAATGTTGCTTGATCACTTTGAACAATGTATTGACTATCAAAGGCTTTGACAAACCATGTATAAGTTTTTCCTGGCGTAAGATTGTATTTTGTGTATTGATAATTTGTAGTCGTTGCCAAAAGAGAGCCATCCAGATATACTTCGAATTTCAGCACATCTTTGTCAGGGTCTGTACATCTCCATTGAAAAACAACTTGTGCATAATCGATATTCTCTGAGGATGGAACAGGTGATATGAGTTCTGGTTTGTTGGGCTGTCTGTTCACTTTAAGAGTAGAAAACACGAGCCAACTTGAGTCGGGGTGTTTTTTCCATCATATGCTATTATTTTCCAGTAATAAGTCTTAGATGGTTCAAGATTTGGTTTATAAGAGTTGCTATAACCTTTGTATATCGATGGAGCGGTGTTCTTGTTCTCTCCAAAAAACAATTCATATGTCAAAGAGTCGTTTTCAGGATCGTTGAATGTCCAACTCAGGGTTGTATCTGTACTGACATCGGTAGCGTTATTTAAAGGATTTGATGAAACAAATTGTGGAGCTTTGTTAGTTGAAACCGATGGACTTCCACATGCAAATAGGAATAATATGAAAGCAAAAGATGCGATTATTAACACAGCAGTGAATTTCATAAAAATCCCTCCCCTTGTGCGGTTAAACAGACATTAACTTTGACCTCTTTGATGTTATTATATACCATGAGAGATTCCAAGCATGGGAGGAGTAAAAATGGACGAGAGAGAGGATTTGTTGAAAAAGATCAAAATTCTCGAGGACCAACTCGAGTATTATCGAATGCGTGATGCACAAATGGAGCAAATGCTTCAGGAGTACAATCAATTCATAAAAAAACAATTCGAATTGTATGACGACTTTGTTAAAGACATAGGCACCAGTAGGATAATAGATCCAGTCACACGAGTTTATTCTCAAGAGCACATGAGTCGTTTGATATCTTATTATCACCAAAAAGCTTTTGAAGAAAACAGAGGTTATGCGATTGTCATGATCAAATTGTGTAAGCAAAACGAGGAATTTGAGAAACATCTCGTATCGATTGGGAGACTTTTGAAGAATGTCGTACGAGTTCCAATGGACAGTGTGGGAAAGATCTCCGATGATACATTTGTCGTTCTCTTAACAGATGTCAACAAAGAAAATGCACAAAGAGTTTTTGAGAGAATCAAAGATTCGCTCAAGAAAAGTGTAGGAG
The DNA window shown above is from Thermotoga profunda AZM34c06 and carries:
- a CDS encoding Ig-like domain-containing protein, with the translated sequence MKFTAVLIIASFAFILFLFACGSPSVSTNKAPQFVSSNPLNNATDVSTDTTLSWTFNDPENDSLTYELFFGENKNTAPSIYKGYSNSYKPNLEPSKTYYWKIIAYDGKNTPTQVGSCFLLLK
- a CDS encoding GGDEF domain-containing protein, which encodes MDEREDLLKKIKILEDQLEYYRMRDAQMEQMLQEYNQFIKKQFELYDDFVKDIGTSRIIDPVTRVYSQEHMSRLISYYHQKAFEENRGYAIVMIKLCKQNEEFEKHLVSIGRLLKNVVRVPMDSVGKISDDTFVVLLTDVNKENAQRVFERIKDSLKKSVGVDTKVSFKVYPNDGEDLEKMIQQLQSEVS